From one Pedobacter faecalis genomic stretch:
- a CDS encoding RagB/SusD family nutrient uptake outer membrane protein, whose protein sequence is MKTIYNYRGQYVLVLLCLLLPLSSCKKFIEVDPPATSVNEGNVYAYNSTAYAAMIGIYAQMSDNFFLRNISLYAELSADNLKLLNNNKTDYATYYQNGLVSSNDNSPKFWLLTYPYIFNVNSAIEGLNKSKGVTSPTRENLLGEAYFLRAFFYFYLVNSYGDIPLALSTDYIVNNNLSRTNSSQVYSQIIEDLKKAQDMLSDNYLKADAVTPFPAGQEERIKPNRSAASALLARVYLYQKDWANAEQAASEVINKSTQYAAIPLNQVFLKNSKETIWAIPSVSTGNPNTPLGDVLILRPGGPGDVADRTIYLSPDFTTIFQSGDQRKNIWTASVTDVNNTPYPYAAKYKATSANAQSEYTVILRLGELYLIRAEARIQQNKIAEGIADLNVLRDRAIDKSEPDLDLRLKLLSGSLSKEAAITALAYERRVEMFCEWGDRWYDLKRTGQIDAVMAPATAKKGGIWASFKQWYPVPADEIRINTKLSQNTGYN, encoded by the coding sequence ATGAAAACTATATATAATTATCGCGGGCAGTATGTACTGGTGTTACTGTGCTTATTGCTTCCATTATCCAGTTGCAAAAAATTTATTGAAGTAGATCCGCCAGCAACATCTGTCAATGAGGGTAACGTATATGCATACAACTCCACTGCGTATGCTGCAATGATTGGGATATATGCCCAAATGTCTGATAATTTTTTTCTCAGGAACATCAGTTTGTATGCTGAACTATCAGCGGATAATTTAAAGTTGTTAAACAATAACAAAACAGACTATGCTACTTATTATCAGAACGGACTTGTTTCATCAAATGACAATAGTCCGAAGTTCTGGCTGCTGACATACCCTTATATTTTTAACGTCAATTCTGCAATAGAGGGGCTGAACAAATCTAAAGGGGTAACCTCACCAACTCGAGAAAACTTACTCGGTGAAGCCTATTTCCTTCGCGCCTTTTTTTACTTCTATCTTGTCAATTCTTATGGGGACATACCGCTGGCACTGAGTACAGACTATATTGTCAATAACAATCTCTCGCGTACCAATTCAAGCCAGGTGTATAGCCAGATCATAGAGGATTTAAAGAAAGCGCAAGATATGCTATCAGATAATTACCTAAAAGCCGATGCCGTTACACCGTTTCCTGCTGGTCAAGAAGAAAGGATAAAACCGAACAGGTCGGCAGCGTCAGCCCTTTTGGCAAGAGTATATTTATACCAAAAGGACTGGGCAAATGCAGAACAAGCAGCATCCGAAGTGATTAATAAATCAACGCAGTACGCAGCGATTCCATTGAACCAGGTATTTCTAAAAAACAGCAAGGAAACCATTTGGGCAATTCCAAGCGTTAGCACTGGAAACCCGAATACACCATTGGGTGATGTATTAATTCTACGGCCAGGTGGGCCAGGGGATGTTGCAGATCGAACCATATACCTTTCACCGGATTTTACCACGATCTTCCAGAGCGGAGATCAGCGGAAAAATATCTGGACAGCCAGCGTAACGGATGTTAATAATACACCTTACCCTTACGCTGCTAAATATAAGGCCACATCTGCGAATGCTCAGTCTGAATATACGGTAATTTTAAGGCTGGGAGAATTATATCTAATAAGAGCGGAAGCAAGAATACAACAGAATAAGATCGCCGAAGGGATCGCCGATTTAAACGTATTACGGGATCGCGCTATAGATAAATCTGAACCGGATCTTGATTTACGGTTGAAATTGCTGTCGGGCTCTTTATCTAAAGAAGCAGCAATCACTGCCCTGGCCTATGAACGGAGGGTAGAAATGTTCTGCGAGTGGGGCGATCGATGGTATGACCTCAAACGAACCGGCCAGATAGACGCGGTGATGGCGCCAGCCACTGCAAAAAAAGGGGGTATCTGGGCATCTTTTAAACAATGGTATCCTGTTCCAGCTGACGAGATCCGGATCAATACCAAATTAAGCCAGAATACAGGCTACAATTAA
- a CDS encoding SusC/RagA family TonB-linked outer membrane protein gives MAKILLVMRLIVVLLTTAILQVSAAGYAQKISLSKKSAPLIGVFNDIRNQSGYDFVFTTALLESAKPVSINVKNTELKEVLDKIFENQPLTYTIEDKTVVVSKKESSLLDKVIARFQAIDVRGKVVDEQNQPLAGASVTVKGKNQQTKTDAQGNFYLQNVDEKATLVISFVGFKTTEVSVKEDLGILTLKLEDNSLEQVQVIAYGEVQKKFSTSNIGSVNAKTIENQPITNPLLALQGRVAGLFILQSSGVSGASVNVTVQGQNSLKKGNVPFYVIDGVPYEPNSLMSRTTPGVMNGAAYSNLSFINPADIESIDVLKDADATAIYGSRAANGAILITTKKGKAGQTKVDLNLQTGWGKVAKTPNMLTGSEYLELRRETYQNGQTSPSTTDYDVNGVWDSSRDVNWQKELVGSTAQYQNLQASVSGGSDKTQFLAGAGYLRETPVFLGNFSNVKTTVRFNVNHASQNNKFRFFLSGKYLQGNNQLPTVDFSEIAATLSPNAPDLYKADGTLNWSPLPTNPNILTFINPAANLLTTYSDKARNLIANSNISYEVIPGLSLKSTFGYNRLASDELVKNPMTSKKPDILPIRNSASYSNKSIETWIIEPQLTFNKTFAFGAIDALLGSTFQQTNSNLISLSGVDYASDAQLSDLNSAGTKSVDYSLQSTYRYSAIFGRLNYRYKDRYIINLSARRDGSSRFGSQNLFHSFYSVGGAWLFTEENFIKNTIPALNYGKLRASYGTTGNDQIGDYEFYSLYNPYSVGVNILNTTGLKPRGLSNAYLEWEETRKLNLGIDLGFFDNRILVNANYFRNRSSNQLLNQNLSVVTGFGSIVRNLPATVQNTGWEFTLDYEPVRGKAFTWQGSANITIPKNKLVRYDGLETSTDRNAYVIGQPITIRKFFNYAGVNPQTGLYQFLNAKGELTSTPSDPVDRTALINTDPKWYGGISNTFNYKGFSLDVFFQFVKQKSLAASRFGSFPGISYNKNQPDVVLNRWRKPGDEGAEIQKVTSNFIEILFTSLNASSSSGIVSDGTFVRLKNASLSYTLNNELTKRVHISNARFFVQGQNLLTWTNFFGGLDPEIRGGQSTLGTLRMITLGTQLTF, from the coding sequence ATGGCGAAAATTTTGTTGGTGATGAGGCTAATCGTAGTACTATTAACAACGGCAATACTCCAGGTAAGCGCGGCAGGCTACGCCCAAAAAATCAGCCTGTCTAAAAAATCAGCCCCGCTGATCGGCGTATTTAACGACATCAGAAACCAAAGCGGATACGACTTCGTGTTTACCACCGCCCTGCTCGAAAGCGCCAAACCCGTAAGCATTAACGTAAAGAACACCGAACTCAAAGAAGTGCTGGACAAGATATTCGAAAACCAGCCCCTCACCTACACTATAGAAGACAAAACCGTAGTCGTCTCCAAAAAAGAAAGCAGCTTATTGGACAAAGTAATCGCCCGATTTCAGGCGATTGATGTGCGGGGTAAAGTGGTGGATGAGCAAAATCAGCCCTTAGCCGGGGCTTCTGTGACGGTAAAGGGTAAGAACCAGCAGACGAAGACTGATGCGCAGGGAAATTTTTATTTGCAAAATGTAGATGAGAAGGCAACGCTGGTGATATCTTTTGTTGGGTTTAAAACGACGGAAGTTAGTGTGAAGGAAGATTTAGGAATTTTGACTTTGAAGCTGGAGGATAATTCGCTTGAGCAAGTGCAGGTTATAGCATATGGTGAAGTACAAAAGAAATTCAGCACCAGCAACATTGGCAGCGTAAATGCAAAAACAATCGAAAATCAACCTATAACAAATCCATTGCTGGCATTGCAAGGGCGCGTTGCCGGTCTTTTCATACTACAGTCTTCCGGTGTTTCTGGTGCATCAGTCAACGTCACAGTTCAAGGACAAAACAGTTTGAAAAAAGGTAATGTTCCTTTTTACGTTATTGATGGAGTACCTTACGAACCCAACTCACTTATGTCTCGTACTACTCCCGGAGTAATGAATGGGGCAGCTTACAGCAATTTAAGTTTTATCAATCCTGCGGATATTGAAAGCATTGATGTATTAAAAGATGCGGATGCAACAGCCATCTACGGTTCACGTGCCGCTAATGGTGCAATCCTCATCACAACCAAGAAAGGGAAAGCCGGCCAGACCAAAGTAGATTTAAATTTACAGACCGGTTGGGGCAAAGTAGCCAAAACACCCAATATGTTGACCGGATCTGAGTATTTGGAATTGAGAAGAGAAACCTATCAGAATGGGCAAACCAGTCCAAGTACAACCGATTATGATGTAAACGGTGTATGGGATTCATCACGTGACGTAAACTGGCAGAAGGAACTCGTAGGAAGCACTGCGCAGTATCAGAATTTGCAGGCCAGTGTGTCTGGTGGCTCTGATAAAACGCAGTTTCTTGCAGGTGCAGGTTATTTACGAGAAACCCCTGTTTTTCTGGGTAATTTCTCCAATGTGAAGACGACTGTACGTTTCAATGTCAACCACGCCAGTCAGAATAATAAATTCAGATTCTTTTTATCAGGTAAGTATCTGCAAGGAAACAATCAACTTCCAACAGTCGATTTTTCAGAAATAGCCGCTACGCTGTCACCAAATGCTCCTGATTTGTATAAGGCCGATGGAACATTAAACTGGTCACCGCTTCCTACAAATCCTAACATTCTAACATTTATCAATCCTGCGGCAAATCTTTTGACAACATATTCTGATAAGGCTAGAAACCTGATTGCAAATTCAAACATATCCTATGAAGTTATTCCAGGACTGTCTCTGAAATCAACATTTGGCTACAATCGTTTGGCATCAGATGAGTTGGTAAAAAACCCAATGACTTCAAAAAAGCCGGATATTCTGCCTATCAGAAATTCTGCTTCCTATTCAAATAAAAGTATAGAAACCTGGATCATCGAGCCGCAGCTAACGTTCAATAAAACATTTGCTTTCGGAGCAATTGATGCGCTGTTGGGAAGTACATTTCAGCAGACAAACAGCAATCTAATATCTCTGTCAGGTGTTGATTATGCTAGTGATGCGCAACTCTCTGATTTAAACTCTGCTGGAACGAAAAGCGTAGATTATTCATTGCAGTCAACTTATAGGTACAGTGCTATTTTTGGTCGTTTGAATTATCGGTACAAAGATCGCTACATCATTAACCTTTCTGCAAGAAGGGATGGAAGTAGTCGGTTTGGCTCGCAGAACCTGTTTCACAGCTTTTATAGTGTCGGCGGTGCATGGCTATTTACAGAAGAAAACTTCATAAAGAACACAATTCCTGCATTAAACTATGGTAAACTGAGGGCAAGCTACGGCACTACTGGAAATGACCAGATAGGAGATTATGAATTTTACAGCTTATACAACCCTTATAGTGTTGGAGTCAACATTTTAAATACAACTGGATTAAAGCCTCGAGGGCTTTCCAACGCTTATCTGGAATGGGAAGAAACCCGCAAGTTGAATTTGGGTATAGATCTTGGTTTTTTTGATAACAGGATTTTGGTTAATGCAAACTATTTCCGTAACAGATCCTCCAATCAACTATTAAATCAAAACCTGTCCGTAGTAACCGGCTTCGGTTCAATTGTCAGAAATCTTCCAGCGACTGTGCAAAACACAGGCTGGGAATTTACATTGGATTATGAACCTGTAAGGGGAAAGGCCTTTACCTGGCAGGGATCGGCAAATATCACCATACCCAAAAACAAGCTGGTACGTTATGACGGTTTGGAGACAAGCACGGATAGGAATGCTTACGTCATTGGGCAGCCAATAACGATAAGAAAATTCTTTAACTATGCAGGAGTAAACCCGCAGACTGGTTTATATCAATTTCTAAATGCAAAAGGTGAACTGACTTCTACACCTAGCGATCCTGTCGACAGGACAGCATTGATCAATACTGATCCAAAATGGTATGGAGGTATAAGCAATACCTTCAACTATAAGGGCTTCAGTTTAGATGTGTTTTTTCAATTTGTTAAGCAAAAATCCCTCGCAGCTTCCAGATTTGGCAGCTTTCCAGGCATTAGCTACAACAAGAATCAGCCTGATGTTGTGTTGAATCGGTGGCGTAAACCAGGTGATGAGGGAGCCGAAATACAAAAAGTGACCTCTAATTTTATTGAAATTCTGTTTACCTCTTTAAATGCGTCCAGTAGCTCCGGAATAGTTAGTGACGGTACTTTTGTCCGTTTAAAAAACGCGTCCCTTTCCTACACGCTCAATAATGAGTTAACAAAGAGGGTTCATATATCCAATGCACGTTTCTTTGTTCAAGGTCAGAATTTATTAACATGGACAAATTTTTTTGGCGGTTTAGATCCTGAAATCCGTGGGGGTCAATCTACGTTAGGTACATTAAGAATGATCACTTTGGGTACACAGTTAACTTTTTGA